The nucleotide window CTCGTCTACTGCGCCATCTCCGGCTTCGGGCAGACCGGGCCGATGAGCCAGGCACCCGCCTACGACCAGATCATCCAGGGCCTGTCCGGGATGATGAGCGTCACCGGCACTCCGGCGACCGCTCCGTTGCGGGTCGGGTTCCCCGTCTGCGACACGGTGGGCGGCCTGGCCGCCGCCCTGCACATCTCCGCCGCACTGGCCGGGCGCGCCCGTACGGGCCAGGGCGCCTACCTGGACGTGTCCATGCTGGAGGCCGCCATCTCCGCGATGGGATGGACGATCTCCAACTACCTCGTGAGCGGGGTCGCGCCCGAGCCCATGGGCGACCAGAACGCGACGGCGGCGCCGTCGGGCACCTTCGACACCGCGGACGGCCCGCTGAACATCGCGGCCAACCGGCAGCGGCAGTTCGAGACGCTCTGCGCCCTCGTCGACCGGCCCGAGCTCGTCACCGACCCGCGCTTCGCCGATCGCGAAGCGCGCAAGCGTCATCGCGGTGAGCTCAACGACGAGCTCAACACCGCGTTGCGCCGCCGGCCGGCGGCGGAATGGGAGCGGATCCTGGCGTCCGCCGGAGTGCCGGCCGCGCGGGTCGCCACCGTGCCCCAGACGCTCGACCTCGACCAGCTGAGCCATCGCGGGTTCCTCACCGACCTGCCGTTTCCCGGCAGCGACGGCCGTACGCTGCGCGTCGCCGGCAGCGGGGTCCTCCACGACGGCGCACCCCTGCCGCCCGTCGCTCCGCCTCCGCTCCTGGGCGAGCAGAACGCCGAACGCGAGGCGCTCGCCGCCCGCTGGGCCGCTACGGCGGAGGACGTCAGGGTGAGGGGGCCGCATGAATGACATCGACCCGACCGGGGCCGTCGCCGGCTGGTGGGCGACCGCCGTCTCCCGCATGGAACCCGGCGTCATCGAGCTGCGCGGGCATCCCGTTCAGGAGCTCATCGGGACGACGAGCCTCACCTCGATGATCTGGCTGATGCTGCGCGGCGAGCTGCCCGGCGCACGGGAGGCGGCGCTGCTCGAGGCGGCCCTCGTCGCCGGCGTCGACCACGGGCCACAGGCGCCCTCGATCGCCATCGCGCGCATGGCGGCCACCTGCGGAGTCGGGCTCAACAGCGCCGTCGCCAGCGCCGTCAACACCCTCGGCGACTCGCACGGCGGGGCCGGCGAGCAGTGTGTCGAGCTGCTCACCGAGATCCTCCAGGCCGAGGCCACCGGCATCGGCCTGGAGACCGCCGTCCGGCAGGTCATCGCGGCCCGGCCGCGCTACCTTCCCGGATTCGGGCACCGGTTCCACCCGGTCGATCCGCGCCGGGACCCGCTGCTGTCCCTGGTGGACTCCGCGGTGGCGGACGGTGTCGTCCCCGGTGACCACCTGCGGGCCGGACGGGCGGTGGAGGACATCCTCAACCGCGGGCGCGCCGAACCCGTGCCCATGAACATCGACGGCGCCACCGCCATCATCTACGCCGAGCTCGGCTTCCCGGCGCCGCTGGCCCGTGGCCTGTTCGTCCTGAGCAGGAGCATCGGCATCCTCGCGCACGCCTGGGAGGAGACCGAGCAGGGACGGCGCAACAAGGGCCCGATCCCCCGCTCGATCCTGCCCGCCCATCTTCCCTGACACGTCCGCGCGGATATCCGGCTCAGCCCGACCGGGGGTCGATATGGTGCCGATGTGAGTGATATCGGGGATTTCCGTGCAATTGACCCGGATGAGTTTGGTAAACCGCCGGTGGACATCGACACATCCGTGCCCAGCCCGGCACGCATGTACGACTACTATCTGGGCGGCAAGGACCATTTCGCCTCCGACCGGAGAGCGGCCGAGGAGATCTACACGCAGATCCCCGACCTGCCCGAAGTCGCGCGCGACAACCGTGCCTTTCTGCGGCGCGCGGTGCGAGCCCTGGCCGACGCGGGGATCCGCCAGTTCATCGACGTGGGCACCGGCCTGCCGACCCAGGGCAGCGTGCACGAGATCGCCCAGGCGATCGACCCGGCGTCGCGGATCGTCTACGTCGACAACGACCCGATCGTCCTGGCCCACGCACGCGCGCTGCTGACCAGCGCTCCCGAGGGTGCCACCGCCTATATCGACGCGGACCTGCGGAAACCCGAGGAGATCTTCGACCATCCGGACGTGCGCGCCCTGATCGACCTCGACCAGCCGGTCGGCCTGCTGATGGTCGCCGTGCTGCACTTCATCACCGACGAGGAGGACCCGCGGCGGTTGCTGTCCCGCTACCGGTCCCGGCTGGCGCCCGGCAGTCACATCGCGCTCGCGCACGCGACCAAGGAGGATCGCCCACCCGAGGCCGTCCAGAAGATGACCGACGTCTACCGGCGGGCATCGGCGCCGTTCAACTTCCGGACCAGGGAGCAGATCCTGTCGTTCTTCGACGGGACCGACCTGGTCGAACCCGGCCTGGTCCACTGCCCGGACTGGCGCCGCGAACCGGGCACGCGACCCTCGCGGTCCGCCGGATGGAACTTCGCCGGTGTCGGCGCACTGCCCGCGACCGCGCTCTAGACCAATGGTGGGGACGGGCGGAAGGTCGTGGTGGACCCGGGGCCTCCTCCTGGCCGGCGCCGCTCTGCTGCATCGTGAGCGCGGATGCTCGTCGACCCTCACGGCCTGCTGCGGCCCGAGCTCGCCGAACGGGTTCACGTGCACAAGGACGAGCTCGCCCTCGTGCTGTCACTGCTGCCGGCGCCGGCACAGTGGTCGCCGCCCTGATCAACCGGCGCCGCGACGACGGCCGCGTACGCCCGGTCGTCTCACCGCGCGGGACGACCTCCCCGTAGGGAGCCGGTACCGCGGTGGCCAGGTGGCGCCGGACCGGGTGCAGGCCGTGGCGGGATAGCGTTGGCGTTCTATGAGCGCAACCCTTGTCGCGAAGGAACTCGCCGCCGGGCACGGCGACCATGCCCTGTTCTCCGGGCTCGACCTGGTCGTCTCCCCCGGCGAGGTCATCGGCCTCGTCGGGGTCAACGGCGCGGGCAAGTCCACTCTGCTGCGCACCCTCGGAGGCCTGCTCGCCCCCGAGGACGGCTCCGTCACGCTCAGTCCCTCGTCGGCGGCCGTCGGCTATCTGCCGCAGGAAACGGAGCGGCGCGACGGTGAGACCGTGCTCGGCTTCCTCTCCAGGCGTACGGGAGTGGCGCGGGCCCAGCGGGAGCTCGACACCGCGACCGAGGGCCTGGTCGGCGGACGTGCCGGCGCCGACGACGAATACTCGGCCGCCCTGGAGCGATGGCTGGCGCTGGGCGGCGCCGACCTGGACGACCGGGCCGGCGAGGTGGCCGCGGAGCTGGGGCTGGCGGTCGCTCTCGACCAGCCGATGACCTCGCTCTCCGGCGGCCAGGCGGCACGCGCGGGGATGGCGTCGCTGCTGCTCAGCCGCTATGACATCTTCCTGCTCGACGAGCCGACCAACAACCTGGACCTCGGCGGGCTGGAGCGGCTGGAGCGGTTCGTCACGGGCCTGCGGGCCGGCACGGTGCTGGTCAGCCATGACCGTGAGTTCCTGGACCGTACGGTCACCCGGGTGGTGGAGCTGGACCTCGCGCAGCAGCAGGTGAACGTCTACGGCGGCGGCTACGCGGGATACCTGGCCGAGCGTGAGGTCGCGCGCCGGCACGCGCGGGCCGAGTACGAGGAGTACGCGGGCCGGGTCGGCTCGCTGGAGGACCGTGCCCGTACTCAGCGGGACTGGGCGGCCAAGGGCGTCAGGAACGCCAGGAAGAAGGCCAGGGGCGCCAACGGGGGCGACAACGACAAGGTCGGCCGGAACTTCCGCGTCGACGCGAGCGAGAAGCAGGCCTCCAAGGTCCGGCAGACCGAACGCGCGATCGAGCGCCTCGACGTGATCGAGGAACCCCGTAAGGAGTGGGAGCTCCGGATGGAGATCGCCGCCGCTCCCCGTGCCGGTGCCCTGGTCGCGACCCTGCGCTCCGCGGTGGTACGGCTCGGAGCCTTCACCCTGGGCCCCGTCGACCTGCAGATCGGCTGGGCCGAGCGGGTGGCGATCACCGGAGCGAACGGAGCCGGCAAGTCGACGCTGCTGGCGGCGTTGCTGGGCCGGACCCCTCTCACCGAGGGCCACGCCTCGCTCGGTCCCGGTGTGGTCGTCGGCGAGGTCGACCAGGCGCGTGCCCTGTTCCTCGGCGAGATGCCGCTGCTGGACGCCTTCGGCGCGGTGGTCCCGGAGCTGCCGCCGGCCGAGATCCGTACCCTGCTGGCGAAGTTCGGCCTCCGTGCCGAGCACGTGACCCGCCCGGCGGCGACGCTGTCCCCCGGCGAGCGCACCCGTGCGGCCCTCGCCCTGCTCCAGGCGCGTGGCGTGAACCTGCTCGTCCTGGACGAGCCCACCAACCACCTGGACCTTCCGGCGATCGAACAGCTGGAGTCCGCGCTCGACTCTTATCCCGGCACTCTGCTGCTGGTGACCCACGACCGCCGCATGATCGACGCGGTGCACACCACCCGCCGTCTGCGGGTCACCGACGGCCGCGTCACCGAGACGGACCCGGGCTGACGGACTCGCCGGTGGCCGCACGGCGTCCGCCGGCACAACCGGCCGTACGGGCGTACCGGCGCGGCCACCGGCCGGTCGCTCAGCTCGCGGCCACGAGACGCTGGCGCTGCCGGCCGAGACCGTCGATCTCCAGCTCCATGACGTCGCCCGCGGTGAGATAGGGAAAACGTCCGGAGAGTGCGACGCCCTCGGGGGTTCCGGTCAGGATGACGTCTCCCGGTTCGAGCACGAGGTACCGGGACAGGTCGAAGACGATCTGCGCGACCGAGAAGATCATGTCCCCGGTGGTGGAGTCCTGGCGAGGCTCGCCGTTGACCCAGGAGCGGAGCCCGAGCCCGTGTGGGTCCACCTCGTCGGCCGGGATCAGCGCCGGTCCCAGCGGGCAGAACGTCGCGCACGACTTGCCCTTGGACCACTGGCCGCCGGACAGGTCCATCTGCAACCTCCGTTCGGAGACGTCGTTGCCCACCGTGTAGCCGGCGACGTGTCCGAGGGCCTCCTCGGCGGAGCCGAGATACTGGGCGCGGCGGCCGATGACGGCGGCCAGTTCCACCTCCCAGTCCGTCGTGGTGCCGCCCCGTGGGATGGTCACCGGGTCGTCGGGGCCGACGACGGTGTTGGGGTGCTTGAAGAACACGATTGGCTGTTCGGGCGGGGCGTTCCCGGACTCGGCGGCGTGGGCCGCGTAGTTCTGGCCGATGCAGATGACGGCCGCGGGCCGCGCGATCGGCGGGCCCGTACGCAGCGCCTCGGCGCCGTCCAGCAGCGGCAGCCCGCCCTCGCGCAGGGCGGCTCGGGTGCGTTCGACGCCGCCGGCGGCGAGAAAGGCGCCGTCGATCTCCGTGGTGACCGGCGACAGGTCGTGGACGGCTCCCTCATGCCGTACGGCGGGCCGTTCCTGTCCCGCCGGGCCGAGACGAAGTAGTTCCATGATTCACGTTCCTCGTGGTCGGGGTCGATCGCGTCGCGCCGTGTCGTGTCGTGTCATGTCGTGTCGGTGAGGACATCGGTAGTCGACATTCGGCTCAAAGCGTGCCAGAGACCGTTTCCAGGCCACGACCAGGGCCGGCCGGTCCCGACCACCACGACTTTTCATACTTTGGTATTGCCGGGTGCCGACCCCTCGGCCGATGCGGTCGCGGATGGGGCAGGGAAGCCTCTGCGCCATGAAGAAACCCGAGAATGGCCGGCTGGCGTGGCCGGTGGTCGTGCTGGTCGCCGTCGCGCTGGCCGGCGCCGTATCGACGGCAGCGGCCGGTGCGATGACCGGTGGCCGGACCGGTCAGGACCCACACGGCGATCCGGCCGGGCAGCGGCGGTTCGCGAAGTTCTACGGGCAGGCGGTGACCTGGACCTCCTGTGACATTGAGGCGATCCCGCTGCAGTGCGCGCGGGTGCGGGTGCCGGTGGACTGGTCCCGGCCGGACGGGCCGGTGGTGTCATTGGCGGTGAGCCGGCACCTGGCCACCGGGAGCCGTCGCGGTTCCCTCCTGCTGGATCCGGGCGGTCCCGGGGCCTCCGGAGTCGACTTCGTGCCCCAGGCCGTGGGCGGGATCGGCGCGGACCTCGTCGCCGCCTATGACCTGGTCGGCTGGGATCCGCGCGGCTCGGGCAGGTCGCACCCGCTGACGTGCCCAGCCGGTGCGGACGCCGCGTTCGCCTCGGCCGACGGCTCACCGGACACCCTGCGCGAACGCCGGGCGTACGAGACGGCGGCAGCCGGCTGGGCGCGGGCGTGCATGCGTGCCTCTGGGCCGCTGTTCGCGCATGTGGACTCTCTCAGCACCGCACGCGACATGGACGTGCTGCGGGCCGTCCTGAAGGAAGACAGGCTGGACTACGCCGGATACTCGTACGGGACCGTGCTCGGCTACCACTACGCCGACCTGTTCCCGTACCGGGTGGGGCGGATGGTCCTCGACAGCGCCGGGGACCCCACGCTCGACTACCGGGCGTGGATGCGGGGCAACACCTCCGCCAAGGAGGACGCCCTGAACGGTTATCTGCGGTCGTGTGACGACCGCGCCGGGTGCCCGTTTCACGGCATGACCGCGGCCCGGGCACGCGACTGGCTGCTCGCGCTGCTCAAGCAGGCCGACACCACGCCGCTGCCGGTCACCGGCGGCGGCACCGTCACCCAGTCGATGCTCTACGACGCCGTGTACGGCCAGCTCATCCAGCCCCACACGTGGGCGCGGCTCGACCAGGTGCTGGCCGCGCTGCGGCACGGGGATGCCGGGCCGGCGTTGGAGGCCTCCGGCGAGAAGGACACCGACCCACCCATCACGATCGCCAACGCCGCGCCGCTCTGCCTGGACCTGCCGGACCACCGGGACGCGCGCCAGGTCATGGCCGACGCGCGACGCGGTGAGCGGCGGCAGCCCGTGTTCTCGCGGCCGACGATCGCCGGCACCAACACCGTCTGCGCACGCTGGCCGGTGCCGCCGGTGGTACGGCCGCATCCGGTCGGGGCGTACGGCGCCGCGCCGATCCTCGTGGTCGGCATCACGCACGACACGGCCGGTCCGTACGCCTGGGCCCGGTCACTCTCCCGGCAGCTGACCAGCGGGCGGCTACTGACCTACGACGGGTACGGCCACGGTGCCGTCATCGCGAGCGCCTGCGCCCGGACGGCGGAGGGCCGGTATCTGATCGGCGGAGTGCTGCCCGCGCCCGGTACGGTCTGCCGTACCTGAGCGGACCGGCCCGAGGCGGGTCATGGTGTGTCCGGGCCTCAGGCCGGCTCGGAGTCGTGCACGATGAGCGCGACCTCGACCCGGTTGCCGACGCCGAGCTTGCTCAGCACGCTCGAGACATGGGTCTTGACCGTGGCCGTGCTGAGGAACAGCTCGGCACTGATCTCGGCGTTCGACCTGCCACGGCCGACGGCGTACGCGACGTCACGTTCGCGGTCGCTGAGCCGGGCGAGCGCCTCCCGTGCACGTGACCGGCGCTCGGCCCGGGCGGGATCGCTGATCTGGGCGAGCAGCCGCCGGGTGACCGCCGGGGACAGCATGGCGTCTCCGCCGGCCACGGTCTCGATCGCACGGAACAGCTCATCGGGCGCGCAGTCCTTGAGCAGGAAGCCGGCGGCTCCGGCCCGAAGCGCCCGCATGACGTACTCGTCCGCGTCGAAGGTGGTGAGGATGATGATCCTCGGCGCCGCGGCCCGGACACAGAGCCGCTCCGTCGCGGCGAGGCCGTCCATCCCCGGCATCCTGATGTCCATCAGCACGATGTCGGGGTGATACCGGTCCACCGCCGCGATGACCTGGGCGCCGTCGCCGGCGGTGGCCACCACCGACGTGCCGTCGTTGGCGGACAGCATGGTGGTGAGGGCCGAGCGGACGAACGCGTCGTCGTCGGCGACGAGCACACGCACCGGCCGGTCCGTGGACACCATTCCTACTCCCGAAGAGGCAGCCAGGCGGCGAGCCGGAACTCGTCTTTCGCGGTCCATCCGTACTCCAGCCGTCCGCCGACGAGCCTAGCCCGTTCGGACAGGCCTACGAGCCCTTGGCCGGCGCCTGGAATCGGCGAGGCCAGGTCCGCGCGAGCCGTCCCGCGCGGATTGCGGACCTCGACGTCCAGGCCGGTACCGAGCGACGCCCTGACCGTGACCGCGGCGCCCGGTGCGTGCTTGCGCGCGTTCGTCAGTCCCTCCTGCACCACGCGATAGGCCGTCCGGCCGACGTGTGCCGGAACATCGCCGTACGCGTCGCCGGGGTCCTCATGCAGTGACACGGCCATGCCCGCCCGTACGGACTCCTCGACGAGCCGGCGCAGGTCGGCCAGCGTGGGCTGCGGGACCAGGGGCGAGGTCTCGTTCTCCCCCGCCCGGAGTACCCCGATCACCCCGCGCAGGTCCTCCAGTGCCTGGTGTGCGCTGGTACGGATCAGCGCGGCGGACTCGGCGACGGCGTCGTCCTGCCGCCGGCTGACCTGCAATGCGCCGGCCTGCAGGCTGATCAGCGAGATCCGGTGGGCCAGGACGTCATGCATCTCCCGTGCGATACGGGCGCGCTCGCCGCTCCGCGCCTGCTCGATCCGCAACCGCTGCTCGGCCTCGGCCTTGTCGGCCCGCTCCCGCAGGGACGCGACCAGCTGGCGCCGCGCCCGGATGTACAGCCCCCAGGCGATGACGATCACGAGCAGAAGCGCCGAATTGACGGCGCCGTTTCCGTCGCCGCGCTCCGAAGAGATCTTCAACGTGAACCGGGGAACGGAGAGCTCGTCGACATAGCGCGTCACCGTGGCGGCCACCAGGACGAGGGCGACCGCGATGAGCGGGCGTACGGGTCTGCGGCTGGCGACGGTGCCCAGACAGACCAGTGCCGGGACCTGTGCCGCCGGAGTGAGACAGGTGAGCACGCCCAGCACGACGGCGATCGGAACGGGCCACCGACGCCGCCACCACAGCGCCAGGCAGGCGGCCGCCGCGGCGGCGGTGTCGGCGACCTCGGCCAGGGAGGACGTCGCCGACCGAAGCTGAGATCCGACCAGACCGACGGCGATCAGCACGCTGACGCCGAACCAGGCGGCGTCGGCGATCCGCCCGCGTGCGCGTCCCAGGACGCGGGCCGAAGTGCGGGCGAAGGTCGCCACGGGCCGCGTGTTCACCTGTCCACCGCCCTGACGCTCACAACTGTCCACCGTAGGCGCCGGCACGGGGCTCCCACCCGAATCCCGGATCATTCCCACGGTCGCGCCGACGGGTACGCCTCATGCGCCGGGGCGTCAGCGCGACAGCTTGCGCTCCCGCTGTCTCTGTTTGCGCTCGAGCCGGCGCCGGGCGCGTTCCAGCCGGGGATCAGGTGCCTCCGCACCGGCGGGACGCCGCTGGACCTGGACACTCCCGCAGAACGCCAGGCCGGTGATCGTGACGCGGGGCGCACCGGGTGTTCCCGGCCCCTCGCCGTGATGGTCGAAGCCGCCGATGATCCCGGTGCCGCCGATGTGGACATCGGCGTCCTCGGGCACCACGACGGTGATGGTGCCGATGATCGCGGTGGCGTGGATGGTCGTCTCGCCGTCGATGAACCGCGCCTGACGGAGGTCGATCTCGCCGTTGCCGATCACCGCCAGCCCGCGGAAGGCGCGCCCCACCATCCACCGGCCCCCGCGCTCGAACCCGGCGATGATCCCGACGTCTCTCGTCGAGGTGGGTGTCGCGCCTGCCTCGCCGGCCGGCCGTGGTGGAGAAACCCTCAGGTCGTGCGTGAGCGTCGTGAGCTCGGCGCCGGTCCTGGCGGCGTAGGCCGCGGCCAGCCGCTCCTCCAGCTCCGGCATCGTGAGCCGGCCCTCCGCGAACGCCGCCCGCAGCGCGACCGTGACGCGCTCGCGGTCGTCATCGGACGCTCGGACGCCGGGTACGGCCGGGCGATTCTCGGGCCCCACGGCCTCGGGCGAGTCTCCCACGCGGCGAGCTTACGGCGCGGGCGCCGCACAGTCACGAGGGCCGTCCGCGCCGCCGGACCGCCGGTCAGACCCTTGTGCACCGGTTCGTCAGCTCACGATCTGGGTGACCTCGCAGCCGGCGAACCGGTCCGGCTGCTCCGGGAGACCCGTGAGGTCGGAGATGCAGTGGTCGGTGCCATCGCCGCCGTCGACGGTGCCGCCGCCCCGGCCGGTGAGCTGGTCACCGCCGCCCAGGCCCTGGAGCACGTCGTGGCCGCCCACGGCCGTGAGGGTGTTCGGGCCCGCGTTGCCGGTCAGTACGTCGTCCCGGATGGTGCCCTGGAGGTTCTCCACATCCGCGCCGATGGTGTCACGGGACCCCGCGGGGCCGTCCTCCGAGCCGCCGTCGTCGCCCGGCGCGCCGTCCAGATCGGCACGTACGCCGGTCCTGATCGACGTTTCGGAGTAGTCGGCGGTGTCGGACCCGCCGCCGCCCAGCAGCACGTCCGCGCCGAACTCGCCGGTCAGCAGGTCATCCCCCGAGCCGCCGACGAGGCGGTCGTCGCCCGCGCCGCCCATGAGGTGCGCGCCGAGGCTCGTCGTGTTCGTGATGACGTCGTCGCCGTCCAGGCCGCGTACGACGATGGAGAAGTTGGATGAGGCACACCGCGCCTGGTGCGCGGTCACCATCGTGCATCCGGCACCCGCGGTGAAGGTCGCGGTGGTGTCGGTGACCGTGAGGAACCCACTGCCGGCGGCGATGGTGATGTGGTCGTCCACGCCCACCGGCGCGTCGTACTTCAGGACCCCCGCGGCGCGCACGACGCCGGGCTGGCAGTCGCCGTAGCAGGGCTTCGCCGTCGCGGCCGGTACGGACAGCGCGCCCGGCAGGGCCGCCAGCGCCGCCGCACCCCCGGCGACGCGTATCGCGTCGCGCGAGAAACGGTGCTTTCGCCTGTGAACGGACATGGAATCCCCCTCGTCTCGGCAGGGACCCCGGTGCCTCGACCGGCGATCCCGCACTTCCACAGCTGAGGCGTTCCATCCCGTTCCACGCCACCGTCTCGCCCGCGGCGAGCCCTGCGCCGTCATCGGCTACATCGCGGTGAGCAGCTTCCGCATCGCCCGGATCTCGGCGGACTGGGCGGTCACGATGCTGCCCGCCATGGCCCTGGCCTCCGCGTCGGAGCCGCGGGCCTGTTCGGTCCTGGCCATGGTGACGGCGCCGTGGTGATGTTCGATCATCATCCGCAGGAACGCCTCGTCGAACCGCTCGCCGGACAGCGCGCCGAGCCTCTTCATGTCCGCGTCGGACATCATCCCGTCGCCCATGTGCATGCCGCCTGGCGAGGGCATGGGTGTCCCCCATTCCTTCAGCCAGCCGGTCATCGCATGGATCTGCGGGTCCTGGTCCCGCGCGATCCGGGCGGCGAGCCGCCTGACCTTCGAGGAGGACGCCCTTTGGGCCGCCTGCTCGGCCATGGCGACCGCCTGTTGATGGTGCGGAATCATCATCTGCACGAACCTCGCGTCCTGGGCGTTGTGCCCGGCCGTCGCCGCCACGGAACCGGCGCCCCTGGGGTGGCCGGCCGTCGAGTGGCCCGCGTCCTTTTCGTCCACGCCGCCGCAGGCGCCGAGAGCGAGCGCGGCGACCAGCACGGACATCGTTCGTTTCATGCGTGTAGACATTCCGCTCCCACGCTGCGCCGAACCAGGCGGCCTTTCGCGCCGGCGAGGCACCCGGCCATCGGCTCGGTGACCCGGCATGGACCGGGCCCGCGTACGGAGCGCCGGCTACGGCATGCGCCGCAGGGTCAGCAGGGCGATGTCGTCGCGTACCGTCTCACGGCCGACGAGCGCCGCCATCACCGACGCGCAGACCGTGTCGGGCGGCCCGGGTACGACGGACTCACACAGGCGGGCCAGGTTGGTCTCGACCGTGGTATCCCGGCGTTCGATGAGACCGTCGGTGTAGAAGCACAGCACGGAACCCGGGGGGATCGGCACTCTGGTCGACCGGCGTCGCGGGACCTCGTCGACCCCGATCAGGATGCCCTGGTCGATCTCCAGCAGGGTGGCGGCACATCCGGGGGCGGCGAGCACCGGAGGCCAGTGACCGGCCGAGGCGATCCGCGCCGACTCCAGTTCGGGGTCACAGACGGCGTACAGCACAGTGGCCATGATGCCGCCCTCGAAATGCTGCATCTTCCGATCGAGCTTGTCGAGCACCTCTGCCGGATCGTCGAACTCGAGCGCGTAGGCGCGGAGCGCGCTGCGCATGCGACCCATGATCACGGCGGCACGCAGTCCCTGGCCGGCCACATCCCCCATCACCACGCCCAGCTCACCGGACGGAAGCGTGAACACGTCGTACCAGTCTCCGCCGACGATGGCCGTCCCCGGGCTGTACCGGGCGGCCATCTCGATGCCGGGGATCACCGGCAACGCCGCAGGCACCAGGCTGCGCTGGAGCTCCCTGACCGCCGCCCGTTCGGACCCGGCGCGCAGCGAACGCGCGGCCATCGCCGCACGGTCGGCGGCGAGCCGGAGGAACTCCACCTCATCGGGGGTGAACCGGCGGCCGGTGAACGTACCGACGTGAAGCACACCCAGCAGGTCGCCTCCGATCAGCAGCGGCGTACCCAGCAACGAACGTATGCCGCGCTGCACCAGGAGCGGATTGACGACGTCCGCGCTGTCGATGTCCTCGATGATCACCGGACGACGTTCGGCGGCGACCCGCCCGGCGAAGCCCCTGCCCACGGGGACCTGAACGCTCTGGCGGACCTCTTCCTCTATCCCACGGGCGGCGACCGCGACCAGCCGGCGGCCGGAGTCGTCGAGCAGCAGCACGACAGCGGTGTCGACCTGGAGGATCTCGCGGACCCGTTCGAGGAGCTCGCCCAGCAGACCCTCGTCGTCCAGGTGCGAGAGCGCGGCATCAGTGATCGCCTGGATCTGCTGGAGCCTGACCTCGGCGGTAGCCGACAAGTCGGTGGGTGTCGTCACAGACCAAAGCCTACGGCTCGCCCCAGGTCCGAGCTCTCCCCAGCATCGGCGGTCACCGGATACCAGGCGGCCGTCAGCCGGCCGGTGCCTGCCCCCCGGGGTCCCGCCGGGTCGCCGAGACGACGGCGCTGCCGTCACGGACGGCACTGATGGCGGCCTCGACGGTGTCGCACACCGCGACGACCCGGACCAGCTGGGTGATCTGCAGGACGTTGCGAGCCTGGGGCGATGGCGCGGCCATGGCCAGCGAACCATCGTGGGGACGGAGCCGGTGCACCATGCCGACGATGACCCCCAGGCCGATGGAGTCGATGAAGTCCACACCACTCAGGTCGAGCACGAGCCGATGACGGCCTTCGTCGACGAGACGAACCAGCTGGTCGCGGAGTGGTGGCGTGGTCTCCACGTCCATCGGCCCGCTGATCGTCAACACGGCGATGCCGTCGTCGGTGACGGTCGACTCGACGCTGAGATCCATGCATCCTCCAGCGACTAGGTGTTCTGTCCCGTGAGGTTGGGGATGCGGCTGGCGGGTGGTTGGCCTTTCAGTGCGGTGTGTCCGCGGTGGTGGTTGTAGGCGTGCAGCCAGTCGGGGAAGGCTTGGCGTCGTTCGGTCTCTGATCGGTAGGGGCGGGCGTAGGCCCATTCCTCCA belongs to Actinoallomurus bryophytorum and includes:
- a CDS encoding DUF305 domain-containing protein, producing MKRTMSVLVAALALGACGGVDEKDAGHSTAGHPRGAGSVAATAGHNAQDARFVQMMIPHHQQAVAMAEQAAQRASSSKVRRLAARIARDQDPQIHAMTGWLKEWGTPMPSPGGMHMGDGMMSDADMKRLGALSGERFDEAFLRMMIEHHHGAVTMARTEQARGSDAEARAMAGSIVTAQSAEIRAMRKLLTAM
- a CDS encoding calcium-binding protein translates to MSVHRRKHRFSRDAIRVAGGAAALAALPGALSVPAATAKPCYGDCQPGVVRAAGVLKYDAPVGVDDHITIAAGSGFLTVTDTTATFTAGAGCTMVTAHQARCASSNFSIVVRGLDGDDVITNTTSLGAHLMGGAGDDRLVGGSGDDLLTGEFGADVLLGGGGSDTADYSETSIRTGVRADLDGAPGDDGGSEDGPAGSRDTIGADVENLQGTIRDDVLTGNAGPNTLTAVGGHDVLQGLGGGDQLTGRGGGTVDGGDGTDHCISDLTGLPEQPDRFAGCEVTQIVS
- a CDS encoding alpha/beta hydrolase — its product is MKKPENGRLAWPVVVLVAVALAGAVSTAAAGAMTGGRTGQDPHGDPAGQRRFAKFYGQAVTWTSCDIEAIPLQCARVRVPVDWSRPDGPVVSLAVSRHLATGSRRGSLLLDPGGPGASGVDFVPQAVGGIGADLVAAYDLVGWDPRGSGRSHPLTCPAGADAAFASADGSPDTLRERRAYETAAAGWARACMRASGPLFAHVDSLSTARDMDVLRAVLKEDRLDYAGYSYGTVLGYHYADLFPYRVGRMVLDSAGDPTLDYRAWMRGNTSAKEDALNGYLRSCDDRAGCPFHGMTAARARDWLLALLKQADTTPLPVTGGGTVTQSMLYDAVYGQLIQPHTWARLDQVLAALRHGDAGPALEASGEKDTDPPITIANAAPLCLDLPDHRDARQVMADARRGERRQPVFSRPTIAGTNTVCARWPVPPVVRPHPVGAYGAAPILVVGITHDTAGPYAWARSLSRQLTSGRLLTYDGYGHGAVIASACARTAEGRYLIGGVLPAPGTVCRT
- a CDS encoding DUF1707 SHOCT-like domain-containing protein; the protein is MGDSPEAVGPENRPAVPGVRASDDDRERVTVALRAAFAEGRLTMPELEERLAAAYAARTGAELTTLTHDLRVSPPRPAGEAGATPTSTRDVGIIAGFERGGRWMVGRAFRGLAVIGNGEIDLRQARFIDGETTIHATAIIGTITVVVPEDADVHIGGTGIIGGFDHHGEGPGTPGAPRVTITGLAFCGSVQVQRRPAGAEAPDPRLERARRRLERKQRQRERKLSR
- a CDS encoding sensor histidine kinase, producing the protein MNTRPVATFARTSARVLGRARGRIADAAWFGVSVLIAVGLVGSQLRSATSSLAEVADTAAAAAACLALWWRRRWPVPIAVVLGVLTCLTPAAQVPALVCLGTVASRRPVRPLIAVALVLVAATVTRYVDELSVPRFTLKISSERGDGNGAVNSALLLVIVIAWGLYIRARRQLVASLRERADKAEAEQRLRIEQARSGERARIAREMHDVLAHRISLISLQAGALQVSRRQDDAVAESAALIRTSAHQALEDLRGVIGVLRAGENETSPLVPQPTLADLRRLVEESVRAGMAVSLHEDPGDAYGDVPAHVGRTAYRVVQEGLTNARKHAPGAAVTVRASLGTGLDVEVRNPRGTARADLASPIPGAGQGLVGLSERARLVGGRLEYGWTAKDEFRLAAWLPLRE
- a CDS encoding response regulator transcription factor — protein: MVSTDRPVRVLVADDDAFVRSALTTMLSANDGTSVVATAGDGAQVIAAVDRYHPDIVLMDIRMPGMDGLAATERLCVRAAAPRIIILTTFDADEYVMRALRAGAAGFLLKDCAPDELFRAIETVAGGDAMLSPAVTRRLLAQISDPARAERRSRAREALARLSDRERDVAYAVGRGRSNAEISAELFLSTATVKTHVSSVLSKLGVGNRVEVALIVHDSEPA